GTCGATAACACTTTTAACATCATTCAAGATTCAAAAGTTAAGGAATACCATTATTATTTTGCTTTTGGCGGTAAATTTCATCCGTTTAGTGCGACTTTAATGTGTCACGTTAAAGCAAATTTAGATATAGAAATTATGACCAAAGCGACAAAGGCATTTAAGGGCAAAAAAGATTTTTACTCTTATACATTTAGACCCAAAACCCAAACCCAAACCACAGCTGAAATTCTATCTTGCCAACTTAGGTTAAACAATGAATTGACAGCGAGTTTTTTTCCAAAACAATCTTATGTATTAAAAGTCAAAGGCACAGGATTTAAACGCAACCAAATTCGATTGATGATGGGAATGTTGTTTGATTTGGGTCAACATAAAGTCAACTATGACTTCTTTTTAAAAACCCTTGACGGTTATAATAAAATAAAGCTGGAACATATTGCTCCAGCTTCAGGTCTAATTTTACACAAAGTTGAATTTTAATTTTGTGCTGTCGTATCTTCTTCAACAGGTATATTTAACCGCTTCATCACTTTAATAGTAATATCGTATTCAGGTGCAATATATATTAATGAATTGGTTTCATTAAAAATATGAGTAAAACCATCTTCTTTAACAATTTTGTCAACTTGATCACCAATTTTATTATACAACGGTCTTAATAATTCATCTTGTCTAACTTGAAGTAGTTTACTTGAATTGGTTCTTAATTTTTGGATATCTTCTTCAAGTTTTATAATGTCTTTTTGTTTTAATTTTTTTAAAGCTTCGGTGTAAGTTGCTTCTTTTTCGGTATAGTTTTTGACTTTCTCTTGATATTCATCATACTTGGTTTTTAAACCGTCATCTAAAGTTTTACCGTAAGTTTCTAATTTTTTTTGAACATCTTTAAATTCTGGCATTTTTGAAATAATGTACTCAGTGTTTATCGTTCCTACCTTGGTTTGTGCAAACGACATTGATGTTAAAATAAAAGTCGCAATTAAAAATTTAATTTTCATAATGATATGTTTTTTACAAATAAAAAACAAAAATACAGCTTATATCTTATTTTAGTATTTTTTTAAATTTTAGTTTTGAATATGGACATCAAACAAAAGATAGAAACCTTACGAACTGAGCTACACCAACATAATTATCAATATTATGTCTTGGATAAACCCGTAATCACTGACTACGAATTTGACCAAAAGCTAAAAATCCTCGAAAAATTAGAGGAAGAACACCCTGAATATTTTGATAAAAACTCACCTACTCAACGTGTTGGCGGACAGGTTACAAAAAATTTTAAAACCGTAAAACATCGAGAAAGGATGTATTCGCTATCTAATTCTTATTCTAAAACAGATTTAGAAGATTGGGTAAAACGCATAAAAAAAAGCATATCAGAAGATGTCATTTTCACTTGTGAACTAAAATATGATGGAGCATCTATCAATTTAAGCTACGAAAATGGAGAATTTATACGTGCAACAACAAGAGGCGATGGCTATGAAGGTGACGATGTTACGCATAATGTAAGGACAATAAAAAGTATTCCTTTAAAAATAAAAAACGACATTCTTCCTGAAATATTTGACGTTAGAGGTGAAATTGTTTTACCGTTTGAGGGTTTCACAAAATTAAATGCAGAACGTGTTGAACAAGGATTAGAACCCTATGCAAATCCAAGAAATACCGCTTCTGGTTCACTAAAACTTCAAGACAGTGCTGAGGTAGCCAAACGACCTTTAGATTGTTTAGTCTATAGTATTCACGCAGAAAATTTAGGGTTTAATTCTCAATACGAAGCCTTAGAAGAGTTAAGAAAAATAGGATTCAATGTCCCAAAGGAAGTTAGATTATGTCAAAATTTAAATGAAGTTTTTAGCTTTATTAATTTTTGGGATAAAGAACGTTATAAACTACCTTACGAAACTGATGGTGTTGTGGTAAAAGTCAATTCTTTTACACATCAAAAAACACTAGGACATACGTCAAAATCGCCACGTTGGGCAATGGCTTACAAGTTTAAAGCCGAAGAAGTGAAAACAAAACTCAACAAAATCACTTATCAAGTCGGTCGAACTGGAGCTATCACACCAGTTGCCAATTTAGAGCCTGTTCAAATCAGTGGTACTACTGTGAAAAGAGCTTCTTTGTATAATGCCGATCAGATCAAAAAGTTGGATGTTAGAGAAGGTGATACTGTTTATGTTGAAAAAGGTGGAGAAATTATCCCAAAAATCACAAAAGTTGATTTCTCTAAGCGTGATCCAAACTCTAAACCCACAACCTATATCAAAAAATGTCCTGAATGCAACACAGCTTTAAAGCGAGATGAAGGCGAAGCCATACACTATTGCCCAAATCACAACAGTTGTCCACCACAAGTTATAGGTAAAATACAACATTTTATTTCTCGTAAAGCTATGGATATTGAAGGTTTAGGTGGCGAAACTGTTACGCTTTTGGTCGAAAATGGACT
This genomic window from Flavobacterium sp. CS20 contains:
- a CDS encoding OmpH family outer membrane protein, which translates into the protein MKIKFLIATFILTSMSFAQTKVGTINTEYIISKMPEFKDVQKKLETYGKTLDDGLKTKYDEYQEKVKNYTEKEATYTEALKKLKQKDIIKLEEDIQKLRTNSSKLLQVRQDELLRPLYNKIGDQVDKIVKEDGFTHIFNETNSLIYIAPEYDITIKVMKRLNIPVEEDTTAQN
- a CDS encoding tRNA pseudouridine(38-40) synthase TruA; this encodes MNFKRYYYLISLQYLGFRFHGWQIQPNVPTVELMIKKTLRFILPDAKTKIMACGRTDAMVSAEQTYVELFSDQKLPNLDVFLGTFNYNLPADIKALNIKEVDNTFNIIQDSKVKEYHYYFAFGGKFHPFSATLMCHVKANLDIEIMTKATKAFKGKKDFYSYTFRPKTQTQTTAEILSCQLRLNNELTASFFPKQSYVLKVKGTGFKRNQIRLMMGMLFDLGQHKVNYDFFLKTLDGYNKIKLEHIAPASGLILHKVEF
- the ligA gene encoding NAD-dependent DNA ligase LigA, which produces MDIKQKIETLRTELHQHNYQYYVLDKPVITDYEFDQKLKILEKLEEEHPEYFDKNSPTQRVGGQVTKNFKTVKHRERMYSLSNSYSKTDLEDWVKRIKKSISEDVIFTCELKYDGASINLSYENGEFIRATTRGDGYEGDDVTHNVRTIKSIPLKIKNDILPEIFDVRGEIVLPFEGFTKLNAERVEQGLEPYANPRNTASGSLKLQDSAEVAKRPLDCLVYSIHAENLGFNSQYEALEELRKIGFNVPKEVRLCQNLNEVFSFINFWDKERYKLPYETDGVVVKVNSFTHQKTLGHTSKSPRWAMAYKFKAEEVKTKLNKITYQVGRTGAITPVANLEPVQISGTTVKRASLYNADQIKKLDVREGDTVYVEKGGEIIPKITKVDFSKRDPNSKPTTYIKKCPECNTALKRDEGEAIHYCPNHNSCPPQVIGKIQHFISRKAMDIEGLGGETVTLLVENGLINNYADLYELKKEDIIKLERMAEKSAQNIIDGIEQSKQRPFEKVLFALGIRFVGETVAKTLVKAFKNIDKIEAAKMEDLTQINEIGDRIAESVIEFFSEPTNINLIERLKSYGLKFEIEEEVQSSSKFEGLKFVVSGVFENYERKELKSIIENNGGKVVSSISKNTSYIVAGNNMGPSKKAKAEQLNIPIIDEIDFKNMIDDE